One window from the genome of Cryptomeria japonica chromosome 6, Sugi_1.0, whole genome shotgun sequence encodes:
- the LOC131065861 gene encoding uncharacterized protein LOC131065861 isoform X2 produces the protein MGSWYRARCPFLQGVNLPFGVPYLRRNVVRGSDVSNASEVIRNTNHVRRNVAVVMMMMRRRRRRRRRNEAELHITSTRKYNRRVATY, from the exons ATGGGTTCGTGGTATAGGGCTCGATGCCCTTTCCTGCAAGGGGTGAATTTACCATTTGGTGTGCCCTATCTGCGGAGGAATGTTGTCCGAGGGAGTGATGTCTCCAACGCCTCAGAGGTCATCCGCAACACCAATCATGTGCGGAGGAATGTT GcagtagtgatgatgatgatgaggaggaggaggaggaggaggaggagaaatgAAGCAGAACTACATATCACAAGCACGAGGAAATACAATAG